From a single Planctellipticum variicoloris genomic region:
- a CDS encoding NAD(P)H-dependent glycerol-3-phosphate dehydrogenase, with protein MHTKVTILGSGAMATACAVVLAEHPHQEVSIWARNPAHAEQIRRDRENRRLLPGIRIPDRVQVTSDIEHALTGAEYLLAAVPTQFLRSSLLELRPLLTQGRPVISVIKGIENGTFLRPSEIISSVLGNRDVVALSGPSHAEEIARRLPTTVVAASADLGLARQVQKIFGTDRFRVYTNLDLVGVELAAALKNVVAIAAGISDGLGYGDNAKSALLTRGLVEMTRFGMRFGADAATFHGLAGFGDLITTCVSPFGRNRRVGQRLGNGETLQEILASMDSVAEGVATARSVFDIAEQEGIDMPITGEVYRVLFENKSPAEATNSLMHRPQRSE; from the coding sequence ATGCACACCAAGGTGACAATTCTCGGGAGCGGCGCGATGGCGACCGCCTGCGCCGTCGTGCTGGCGGAACATCCCCATCAGGAGGTGTCGATCTGGGCGCGCAACCCGGCTCATGCCGAGCAGATCCGGCGGGACCGGGAGAACCGGCGGCTGCTGCCTGGGATTCGGATTCCGGACCGGGTGCAGGTGACGTCGGATATCGAACATGCATTGACCGGGGCGGAGTATCTGCTGGCAGCGGTGCCGACGCAGTTCCTCCGGTCGTCGTTGCTGGAATTGCGTCCTCTGCTGACGCAGGGCCGACCGGTGATCAGCGTGATCAAGGGAATCGAGAACGGAACCTTTCTCCGGCCGAGTGAAATCATTTCGAGCGTCCTCGGCAACCGGGATGTCGTTGCGCTGAGCGGTCCATCGCACGCGGAAGAGATTGCCCGACGGTTGCCGACGACGGTCGTTGCGGCCAGCGCCGATCTGGGGCTGGCCCGGCAGGTTCAGAAAATCTTCGGGACCGACCGGTTTCGCGTGTATACGAATCTCGACCTGGTGGGGGTTGAGCTGGCGGCGGCGCTGAAGAATGTGGTGGCGATCGCCGCCGGCATTTCGGACGGTCTGGGCTACGGGGACAATGCCAAGTCGGCGTTGCTGACGCGCGGGCTGGTGGAAATGACCCGGTTCGGGATGCGGTTCGGAGCGGACGCCGCGACGTTTCACGGCCTTGCCGGTTTTGGGGACCTGATCACCACGTGCGTCAGTCCCTTCGGACGGAATCGCCGGGTGGGACAGCGGCTGGGAAACGGAGAGACCTTGCAGGAAATCCTCGCGAGTATGGACTCCGTGGCTGAAGGGGTGGCGACGGCCCGCAGCGTGTTCGACATTGCCGAACAGGAAGGGATCGATATGCCCATCACGGGCGAAGTCTACCGAGTGCTGTTCGAGAACAAGTCTCCGGCTGAGGCCACGAACAGTCTGATGCATCGCCCCCAGCGGTCCGAATAA
- a CDS encoding SLC13 family permease, which yields MGWEAVLVMAVVGLMLVGLALEVASADLIVMAALAAIVIVGELTGTARLLDVKTAATQFGDSGLLTVALLFVVVAGLVQTGAMSLITAPLLGRPRSLRSAQARLLLPVTTLSAFLNNTPVVAMFMPVVDDICKRARISPSKLFLPMAYSATFGGVCTMIGTSTNLVVNGKLPAYGLKEFGLFDLTWVGLPCAIGGVIFLMVFSSSLLPDRKPAISLSDDPRQYTVEMLVQPGGPLVGQTVEQAGLRHLPGLYLVEIERAGEVVPAVSPRERLHANDRLVFVGVVESVVDLRKTRGLLPATNQVFKLDTPVIERAMIEAVVSNRCPLVGKNIREGRFRTRYNAAVLAVARGGARIPGKIGDIVLQPGDVLLLEAHADFARDQRNSADFFLVSHVENSAPVRHNQAWIALATMLAMILAASLPVVPDYSAWKTRGGAWVSVEMVKDRQHVETGEALQQVPIRTSELTFADGEPRVTAAIGTVAQTSRRGLSMLTAAMVAAIFMVATGCCTIGEARSSIDLSVLIVIGAALGLGAAMEASGAATLIANGLMSLVGNNAWVQLAVIYFVSLVLTELVTNNAAAALMIPIAIKTAAVATWGGAVGVSPLPFLIVVMISASCGFATPFGYQTNLMVYGPGGYKFSDYLRIGIPLDLIMMVIAVLVAPFVFPF from the coding sequence ATGGGTTGGGAAGCCGTTCTGGTCATGGCCGTCGTCGGCCTGATGCTGGTGGGATTGGCGCTGGAAGTGGCGTCGGCCGACCTGATCGTCATGGCGGCGCTGGCTGCAATTGTGATCGTCGGCGAACTGACCGGGACGGCGCGGCTGCTGGATGTGAAGACCGCGGCGACACAATTTGGCGATTCGGGTCTGTTGACGGTTGCGCTGTTGTTCGTGGTCGTGGCGGGGCTGGTCCAGACCGGCGCCATGTCGCTGATTACCGCCCCGCTGCTGGGACGTCCCAGATCGCTGCGCTCCGCTCAGGCCCGGCTGTTACTGCCGGTCACGACGCTCAGCGCCTTCCTCAACAATACTCCGGTCGTCGCCATGTTCATGCCGGTGGTCGATGACATCTGCAAGCGGGCGAGAATCAGTCCGTCCAAGTTGTTTCTGCCGATGGCCTATTCGGCGACGTTCGGCGGCGTCTGCACGATGATCGGCACCAGTACGAATCTGGTCGTCAACGGAAAACTGCCGGCGTACGGACTGAAAGAGTTCGGCCTGTTCGACCTGACGTGGGTCGGCCTGCCCTGTGCGATCGGCGGCGTCATCTTCCTGATGGTGTTCAGCAGCTCCCTGCTGCCCGATCGCAAGCCGGCAATCAGCCTGAGCGACGATCCTCGGCAATATACGGTCGAGATGCTGGTCCAGCCGGGGGGGCCGCTGGTCGGTCAGACCGTCGAGCAGGCGGGGCTGCGGCATCTGCCGGGTCTGTATCTGGTGGAGATCGAGCGGGCTGGCGAGGTTGTGCCGGCGGTCAGTCCGCGGGAACGACTGCACGCAAACGACCGCCTGGTGTTCGTCGGCGTGGTTGAGTCGGTGGTGGATCTGCGCAAGACGCGAGGCCTGCTGCCGGCCACGAATCAGGTCTTCAAGCTCGACACTCCGGTGATCGAGCGGGCGATGATCGAGGCCGTCGTCTCGAATCGCTGCCCCCTGGTGGGGAAGAACATCCGTGAGGGGCGATTTCGCACCCGGTACAACGCCGCGGTGCTGGCGGTGGCTCGCGGCGGGGCTCGAATTCCCGGCAAGATCGGCGACATCGTCCTGCAGCCGGGCGATGTCCTGCTGCTGGAGGCGCATGCGGATTTCGCCCGCGATCAGAGGAACTCCGCGGACTTCTTTCTGGTCAGCCACGTCGAAAACTCTGCGCCGGTCCGCCACAACCAGGCCTGGATCGCCCTGGCGACCATGCTCGCCATGATCTTGGCGGCTTCCCTGCCCGTCGTGCCGGACTACTCTGCGTGGAAGACCCGTGGCGGGGCATGGGTCTCCGTCGAGATGGTCAAAGATCGCCAGCACGTCGAGACGGGCGAGGCACTGCAGCAAGTCCCGATTCGAACAAGCGAGTTGACATTTGCGGACGGGGAGCCTCGGGTCACCGCGGCCATTGGAACAGTGGCGCAAACCAGCCGTCGAGGATTGAGCATGCTGACCGCGGCGATGGTCGCGGCGATTTTCATGGTCGCGACCGGCTGCTGCACGATCGGCGAAGCTCGATCCAGCATCGATTTGTCCGTGCTGATTGTCATCGGCGCCGCCCTTGGGCTCGGCGCCGCCATGGAAGCCAGCGGCGCGGCGACGCTGATCGCCAACGGGCTGATGAGCCTCGTCGGCAACAACGCCTGGGTGCAGCTCGCCGTCATCTATTTTGTCTCGCTGGTGCTGACCGAGCTTGTCACCAACAACGCGGCGGCGGCTCTGATGATCCCGATTGCCATCAAGACCGCGGCGGTCGCCACCTGGGGCGGAGCCGTGGGAGTCAGCCCGCTGCCGTTCCTGATCGTGGTGATGATATCCGCGTCGTGCGGCTTTGCCACACCCTTTGGATACCAGACCAATTTGATGGTCTATGGTCCGGGTGGCTACAAGTTCAGCGACTATCTGCGGATCGGCATCCCTCTGGATCTGATCATGATGGTGATCGCCGTTCTGGTGGCTCCGTTCGTCTTTCCGTTTTAA